The DNA window CTCAGAAAAGCACGCCAACCACAGATTCAGCCCAATCGACGAAGCTGCGCGACAGCACAAGAAGAAACTTCAGGACGCCCTGAAGCCGTTGAAGAAGAAGTTAGAGGCTTTTGAACGAGTTCAAGTGAAGTTTAATTGCACAGCGGAGCACATTAGGGTCCAGgcccgacacacagagaggcagattaaggagcagtttaagaagcttcgCCAGTTTCtacaagaggaagaggatgccAGGATGGCTGCactgtgggaggaagaggagcagaagagtcaggtgatgatggagaagatggaggctctgagcagagagatagcagctctttcacACACGGTCAGAGTCACAGAGGAGAAGCTGAGAGCTGAGGAGGTCTCATTCCTGCAGgactacaaggctgcagtggaacgagtccagcagcgccccctgctggaggatccacgGCTGGGCTCAAGAGCGCTGATACacgaggccaaacacctgggcaacctggcctttaacatctggaacaagatgaaggatTTGGTCTCCTACTCTCCTGTGATTCTGGACCCAAACACTGCAAATGTAGAACTCATTCTGTCTGAAGATCTGAGCAGCGcgggaggaggtgaggagcaGAAGCTCCCCGATAACCCCGAGAGGTTCGATGATTATTACATCGTCCAAGGCTACAAGGGCTTTAACTCGGGGACTCACTGCTGGGATGTCGAGGTTGGAGACAATACATTCTGGTCACTGGGTGTGTTAGCGGAGTCTTTCCAGGGGAAGGCAGCCGTACAGTCTGGATTATGGGAAATGCGGTTCCATAAAGGTGAATACTCAGCGCGGTCGCTACCGGCAACAGCCACTGATCTCAGAGTgcagaagaagctccagaggatcagagtgaagCTGGACCTGAACAGAGGAAAGCTGTCGTTCTCTGATCCCGACACTACCACACAGCTACACACCTTCaaacacactttcactgagaggCTGTTTCCATACATTAGCACTGTGGATACAGTCCCACTGAAGATATTACCACTGGAGGTCTGTGTGACCAAACAACAACAGGTCTGACGTTTTGAAGgcgatgatgataataatagtattcTTCTTAAAAGTTCAAATGTGTCCATTTATTTATGCAGATGTATACATGTGTGAGCAAATTTCTGGAATGAATGATAAAATATGTTCaaactatggctgtcaatcgattaaaatatttaattgcaattaatcgcatgattgtccttGATTAACCAcgatttatcgcaaattaatcacacattcgtttctatttttttctgtgcaaaATGTACCTCCAGTTTGAAGTTCTACTATTTTACTTACTCAGCTacagacttcatttaaactttaaacgggCTACAAGACTTTGAACTATTAAACTTGTGTTCAGCTTTCTGATATTCCAATACAATGTCATTCAGTCGCCTTCTTTTCAGGCAATACATTTCAGTTCTCAGCTGCTCAGTGTTTAGCAATGCAGTTCATCTGTCTGATGTTAACacaaagcatttcttctttcagCAATTTTAGGCAATTCCTTTCAACTTCGCGCTTGGAATGTATTACAATTTAGCTTCTAGCTTTTCTGGCAATGTATTTACGCTCTTAGATTCTTTGGGTAATGCAGTTCAGCTTTTAATTCTGGCAGttttatatttcagtttccAGGATTTTCAGCAGTGCAATGCAACACATTCGAGGTTTTAGGTGTTCAGACAATTTCAACCTTCTGCATTTTCAACAGTGCTTTTAAAtttatttcagctgtcagcGTTCACATGCATGttctgcaggaaatgcattttgttGTTATCATCTACCATCTGCATACCTATATCGTGTGGTAGAAAAGCATCACATAACTTTGCTCACCGAGGTCAGAGTCTAAGCTCTTATCTGTGAGCTCCAGCCTACGTGTATGTCAGCAGATGGAGCTTGACTACCAGTAAAAGAATCAAAGACATGGTGGTAAATGTTAATGTTTCGTGCTAATTTACAATCACAAATGCCTCAGAGTTGGCCCAGATTAACAACCGCCCGGTCAACTCGATTCAAATCTTATTCAGCCTTCTGCTTTTGTTTAAACTACATTTCACATGATGACATGTTCAGTAATAGCTTTTATAATCTGATAGAGCTGAGAGAGCATaaatgcacatacagtaagCAGAACCAGATTCAAGGTAACGTGTTCACTGTCACCATCTTGTGGCCAGAAATGGAGCAGCACTCCTTCAGAGACTCCACAATTGAGACACATTTATAGAATTTTAATGCGCTAGCGGCGTATATGTACGACCGCGGACACACCTGCAGCCGACAAGTCATTGACAAAGTGCATGGTCTGATCCCATCGCACATACATTTCCCTAAGCTGTCAGCCCAACCCTCCTCTAGCTGCATAATTACACTTTAATTTAGTAAAATTACAAAATGCATAATTCATCAGGAAATGTACTCaaggcatacacacacacacacacacacagtcctgttTCCATCCCTTCAGAGGACATCGCACTGACTTTCATTAACTTCCTGGAGACTTACCCTAACCCGAATCAATACTTTCCTAATCCTAACATTAAACAAAGTCTTCACCCTAAAATTGAATGATTTAAATAACGGGGACTTTCgcattttgtccccaaaaggaaggagtccccacaatgtgactgtgtaaacagatGTACGTCCCCACAACATGGGTaatacaagaacacacacacacacacacacacacacacacacacacacacacacacacacacacacacacacacacacacacacacacacacacacacacacacacacacacacacacacacacacacacacacacacacacacacacacacacacacacacacacacacacacacacacacacacacacacacacacacacacacacacacacacacacacacacacacactcaaatgaGCAAGCAAACGTCAAGCAAGAAGTGTGgtataatattttattctcatattttATGGAATACAAAGCCCCCAACCCCAaccacccccctccctcccccttccCAAAAAAAGTGTGCACATCAGATCTGGTGGAAACTATTCAAGGACAAGGAAAAGAACAGGCGAGAGACAAAAGGAAGTTGCTTTATGGGTGTGGAAGTGTACGACTGCAATTTAATGTGGTGTTCATATAAAAAGTTTACCCTCTTCATCATGAATgaagcctttttaaaaaaaaaaaaaaagcggccGAATCTGGCTCGAGTCAGTTGATAAAAGGGCTGCAGCCACGACAGCTGAACAAAACAATGATTAAACAAAACACGAGTTGccttttttgaaaaataaaacgtCTTTCATACGATCTTTTTCCCCCATTATGACTACAAGGACGTGTTCAATCATGTGCAACAATAATTTAGCTTTACATGACTGTGAATTCAGTCGCTTTTCTATTCTTTTACACAATCTCTTGCTAAGCTGCACAAAAGGAATGAAATTTATCCCCCCCCCAATCTGACTTGGGAGAGAAACAAAATGATAACaattacacaaaaaaagaagacgAATAGCAGAAGGGGATAAGATAACCAGCCAGCAGGGCTACAAACGAATGCAACCCTCATTATGCACTAGCAGCCAACCTAGGTCCAATAATGTAGGCTCTTTCAAAATGGCTTTGAAACATCTGGAGTGTGTTTGACATAACTAGCCATAACGTCCCGGTAAATCTGCACCACTGGAACCAGATTCCCACCGACTGGGACAAAACAACTGAAGCACATTTAAGTATTTTCAGAAAAGGTCTGGCCAAAGGTCTTCGCTAATCTCATGACATGTAAAACCAACCAGCTCAAAGACGCGCTGGGATGGCAAAAACCACGGACAAGTATAGtgaattaaaaataacattagTAACATCACTGCCATTGAATCCATACATTTCAATGCAAGTCCATTTCAGATGATCGGGgagcccccccctcccctccaaaAAACTGTGTCACACCAATTATTATGAGATGGTTttgttttagttcattttccCAAGAATGAATTGTAATCTTTTCCTGACCACTACACATCAAAAACACACCAGAAAACAAGTTAACCCAATACAATACACACAATCCAAGGTTCACAGTCTGAAAAGGTGCTGTTTGAAAAGAGCCTCAGGTCCTCTATGTCCACTGGTTTACGTGTCCCGACGAGAGCAATTCATGTTGTGGACACTGGaaaaagaaacttttttttaaaaaagaaaaggaaaaaaaaaaaagacatgttcaGGATGATGGAGCTTCACTTCGTCAGCCGCCGTCTCGTTTGTCTTCTAACAGCTTTTCTCAGTTGCTCTGGTGGGGGAGAATGAACAGGCTGTTGGCAGCTTGCTGTCCCATGTCTAACTCCTCTTCTTCAATCGTTATTTCAAATCCATCCGTCCCTTCTCTGGGGCAGGTCCTCACACCATGTACGAGTTCTGGTTCTTCAGCTTGTCCAGCTCTTTGCTCTGCTGCCTCAGAAACAGGATTCTGTAGTCGAGGGagaaaataattataatcaaaTGTGTGATGCGAGTGTCCTTTATGAGCTAACGTGGATGCAAATGTTTCGCCTCACCTCTGTTCCCTCAGCGTGGCCTGAATTTCACACACTCTAACCAGGGAGCGGAGGTTTTTCATCTCCGTGCAGATCTCAGACATGTACAAGCTGCCCATGTTGTGGATGTCCTCGCGCAACCGAGCCGCCTGACGGAGAGATGAGTGATTATGGATATAGATTTTTCACAACAAACATTCATCAATGCTTTGAGAACAAGGATCAACATTGGCTTACTCAGTCTGAAATAatcaaaactcaaagtttagtcTTGACCTTGGAAAAAGGTTTAACAGAAAAATGACCACTAAATTGATATTTCCAAAGCTTTCAACCACAGCTAATGGCCTTCCTCTTCAGATGCAGTTGTTCAGTTGTAGTGGAGATGATTTAGCTATTATCGCAACCTTCGAGAGAAAGGCCACAAGATGAGCCTGAAAGCTTCAGAAACACCAGGTAAGTGGACTTTgtgatgacatttatttttgtcacagACTAAAAGCTGTACTGCTTCCGTAGCTCCGTAATGATGCTACAGCTAGAAAACAGTGGTGACTGGTAACACGTGGAAATCTTTTGCGGCAGACAGTACCTGTTTCTCAGTGTTCTCTGAAGGCCATCCTTGGATATGTCTGATGAGGCTCTCGTCAAAATGAGTTGCCAGGGAGGGCGTGAAGGTGCCGGGGTTTTCGGCCTGGGACTGGCtgttgctgctgccgctgctgccgcCGGAGGTGGTGTGGGCCAGCGCACCAGTTATGTTTGTGAACAGAATCTCCTGGCTGGGTGAGCAAGACAATGGATTACCGGGGTGTGGACGGTGTAAAATAAAATCCAGCTGCAGTTTCCATAATGTTGGAATGCTGACGTTTCATTTATTTCTCCCCATTTATTATTATCTTCAAACACTGCTCATCATATTTTGATTAAATTTGGGTGAATAACCAACCGCGTCAATGTATTTAGCACTTAACAGCCTGAGAAGTCCATGTAAGAACCTataatagtatgtcaaaaaacatAACATCCTTCTGGTCCAGAGAACTACATAATTAGAAGTGGAGAAAGCGTTTTTAGAAACTGGATATGCATTTATGtacagggttcctacacattttccatttcaacATTCACTACTTTTCCAGACTCAAATTTGAGGTCTTCTTGGTAGATCTTTGTGACATGGGGAGGATGCTGTGACAAGATTTTACACAAAAGTTTTTCATCCCATTTGGAATTGTTAACCGACCAGGCTTTATATTTGGGATCGTCAAGCCAGACCTCGGAAAAATTGCGTTTCCCCCATTGTGGCCGTTCAGTCCTAAGCCCTACGCAGAAAGTTGGACGACGTTCCACAGTGAAACATTTAGCACTTGGGGCAGAGCTGTTTTGCAGGCTGTGCCCTGGAAAAACAATTATACCACCCCTCTATTAGCACCATGGACAAAAAAATCCATCTCAGGATGTTGAGATGGAAAGGCTTTTTATGCGAGCGCCCGCCTATATGGGCTCGCCGGCCCTGGCTGTGACGTACAGGTGTAGAGGTAGCTCTGCGTAGGAGTGTGTGTTCAGTATCACACCATAGCCTATTTCTTGACGACAACAAGCTCGCTCTGGCCCGCGCTACCTCACACAGTTGCAACATTTTGGCTGCACTGGCGGCTCCAAACGCCATGAAAACACttagaaattctgaattttacATTTTAGGAAACAGAGTAGGGACAACTTACTATATTTCTCCATACtcatccagacctggaaattactaaaatcaaattccatactgcgtaggaaTCCTATATGTAATAGTATGTctccaaaaataaatgatttcatTATTGTTTACGTCTTTCCAGACAACATTACTCTAAATAATACTCAGACCTCTTTGGAACTACTTTCAACCAACCAACGGTTTCTTTGAAAACTGTTAGGGACACATGTTGCTGTTGAAGTTTTGttattgtaattcaggtgtCCTTTTAGTTGTGAAAGGCCTACGCggtttttaatttgtttgctTTACCTCCAAGCAATCTATCATCAACAAAATGCCGTCTTGTGAAGTGATTTCTACCTTCTCTGCTGGAGAGTTCTGGGGTCCTCTGGACGCTTCTCTACGGTCTGAGACAGGGGGGCTGATCCTTGTTTACTTGAAGACATGCTGCCCTGAAGAGGGAAGAACAGATGGCGAGGGAGAAAAGAAATaggaatgaaaacaaaaaaagggtgGCGGTAGAGAGAAACCAGGAAGAAAAGATGTAACAGACGAGGGCAGTCATAACaaagtggaggagagagagaaaatggggGGTGAGTCACGAGCGAGGGGGAAGTCCTCCTCCGTTCTTCAAATTCATCAATTTTTTCGGATACTTTTGGTTCTGCGACTCACCCTTGTTTGTGAAGACGCGATGCTGCCAACGTGCACGCCCAGAAGAGACTTCTGGTTGCTCTGTGGCGTGCCGTTCCGTGGTGAGACGTACGGCCGCGGCGATGATGCATCCGACGTCAGGGAGACGGGGGACTGACTGGAGTGCTGGGCTGAAGGAGGAAAACAGGTTCATTACTAAGCTTTCCTTTTGATTCAATCATTTGACACTTTACAAATACAGTCGTGACGAATATCAAGAAATTCAAAGCCGGCAGTAATTTGCTTGTTTGGAGTGGAGAACAACAAGCATATGAATAATCAGTTTAGCAACGAGGCAGCACACAATCCGACAACAACAACTGATTTAAAAGGCTAGTCAGGCTTTCAGGTCGGACACAAGAAGACTTGTGTCAACTTTTTCTGGCACGCTTGACGCAATTGCTATGCAACACATCCTCTGTTCAAGCAGAGGAGGCTCATTGGAATACATGGGAGGACGCCTTTTGTTTTTCCACATAGCTATAGTCGATCTGAAAAACCCTTAAGCGATACACGCAGTTAACTTGCATAAAATGAAGAATTTCATTGACTGAAGGTCAACAACAAATTGAGTacactgcatttaaaaaaaaaaaaaaaactgacttgcGGAGACAGGGAGTGCAGGACCCTTCAAAAAATTAGTTTGTGTAACAGATGTTGAGAAACAGCGAGGAGGCCGTACCTTGATTGGAGTGCTGAGCAGCTGAGAGCAGAGCAGTGATGTTGAAAGCGGGTCCAGCAGTGAGGAGCTTATGAAGCACAGACCGCAAGGAAGCTTGGGTGACAGCAGCGGCCAAGACTGCggggaggaaagaggaaacacagaaacacacacacacacacacacacacacacacacacacacacacacacacacacacacacacacacacacacacacacacacacacacacacacacacacacacacacacacacacacacacacacacacacacacacacacacacacacacacacacacacacaggtgagtgaGCAAGGACGCAAAACAGGTGAGTGCACAAACACGCTGAGTTAAGATAAGAAACATATCATTGGAAAGATTCATCTTTTCCATCAGCCACAGGAGTCGGTTCATGTACGTGTCATTTTACCAGTGaaacgactattaaaaaaataagaagaggTTAATCATAAATGACAAGTGAAGGCCCAGGGTTAGTCACAGCAGAACACAGTCACCCGTTAATAACAggatcaaaacacacacagataaggGATGGGAGGATTTTTCGCCGTGCACGCAGCTGTGTGCACGTCGTATTGGCCCGAATTTAAGACGGGCTCCGTTTTTTCCGACACTGGTGTTCGGAAAAAGACTTTCTGAAGATACAACACACTTTGACACTAGCCCTGTGAGGAAAGTTTCCCTGAGACACTGTTAATCCGAGGAGAGCAGAGTCCTCATCCTTGAAGTATTTTCCTCTCAGaatcacactctcacacacactctcctgtcAGACTCTTGAAAGCCGTCAACAATTATTTCCTCCAGCAGTTAGCATTAGgcctgtcctcgaccaaagaaattcttagttgactaacacacGATTTTGATGACTAATCGATTGAaccgacagatctgtgaaactgagtttctcaaaagcaccactttacatcttgtgttaaccagagatgtgctcataagtttcttggaaatagtCGACTAAAGCAGAGTTATCACCGCAGAAAGTTCCCCCTTAGTGTAGACGTGATTCTCAGCTGATCCGCGCAGCGACGGCATGTGAACATgctgtgacatcatcttcaacgcAATACTCGGTGAATAATTTCAACGGCAACCAAATAGAGGAACATCTGCACTTCTTCTTTCTAAAATCTGGGTTGAGTGAATAATGGTAGCTTGGATAATTAAAAATGGCAGCTTTGTGCAGTATGTCCCGTGTCGCGTTAGTGACGATTCTCTCTAACCAATCAGTGGTcagcagtgttttaactccaccttctagcGTCAGCTCAGCTTGCTTGGAATCTCGACCAATGTGGTGCCAAGAATGGAGCGGTTCATTTCGTAACATCCACAACTTTTGCCAATGAAAACGCAAAAATAACCGTTCTAATGTataacaaactgaactgaactgcttGGTGGAAAACGTGCCGTATTCGACTACGAGGGGGCAGCCATAGTTAGCATTTATATTTTCGTGCTCCTCATCATCTGTGACATTGTAATTCTTGGCTGCTTGACAGATTATTCAATCCACAGTCCGTTTCTGCTAACTACAGACGTCAGGAGATGATTTACACTTGTTTTTTAATTCGTCATGAATTGA is part of the Sebastes umbrosus isolate fSebUmb1 chromosome 12, fSebUmb1.pri, whole genome shotgun sequence genome and encodes:
- the LOC119498032 gene encoding nuclear factor 7, brain-like — encoded protein: MASRSEEDHCCPVCHDVFRDPVVLSCSHSFCQDCLKTWWREKPTRECPVCKRRSSTANPPVSLVLKNLCEAFLQERDQRSSEALCSLHSEKLKLFCLSHQQLVCLVCRDSEKHANHRFSPIDEAARQHKKKLQDALKPLKKKLEAFERVQVKFNCTAEHIRVQARHTERQIKEQFKKLRQFLQEEEDARMAALWEEEEQKSQVMMEKMEALSREIAALSHTVRVTEEKLRAEEVSFLQDYKAAVERVQQRPLLEDPRLGSRALIHEAKHLGNLAFNIWNKMKDLVSYSPVILDPNTANVELILSEDLSSAGGGEEQKLPDNPERFDDYYIVQGYKGFNSGTHCWDVEVGDNTFWSLGVLAESFQGKAAVQSGLWEMRFHKGEYSARSLPATATDLRVQKKLQRIRVKLDLNRGKLSFSDPDTTTQLHTFKHTFTERLFPYISTVDTVPLKILPLEVCVTKQQQV